The Streptomyces sp. NBC_01463 DNA window TCGACCGGGTCCGGTGCGGTGGCGGTCGCGGGACCGGCCGCGGCTCGGGGGTTCCTGGGCGCAGCGGAGGCGTCGGTGAGGCCTTCGGAGAGGATGTTGAGCGCGAGGACCGTGATCAGCAGGGCGAGACCGGGGAAGAAGGTCGCCCACCAGCCGCCCGCCAGGAGGATCTGCCGGCCGTAGGCGAGCACGCTGCCCCAGCTGGGGTCGGGGTCCTGCACGCCGGCGCCGATGAAGGAGAGGCTGGCCTCGAAGATGATGGCCTCGGCGACCATGACGGTCGCGAAGACCATGACCGGGGCCATGCAGTTGACGGCGACGTGCCGGAGCACGATGTAGCCGCGCCGCGCGCCGATGACCTTCTCGGCGGCGACGTAGTCCTCTCCGTACTGCGAGAGCACGTTGGCGCGCACGACGCGGGCCAGCGAGGGGGTGTACACGAAGGCGATGGTGAAGATGATCACCGGGAGGCTGGTGCCGAACACGGCGACGAGGACGGCCGCGAGCGCGATCGGCGGGAACGACATGACGACGTCGAGGGTGCGCATGACGGACTCGTCGCCGAGTTTGCGCGAGGTGGCGGCGAGCGAGCCGAGCAGGGACCCGGCGACCAGGGCGCAGGCGGTGGCGCCGAGGCCGATGACCAGAGAGTAGCGCGAGCCGTGCACGACGCGGGCGAACACGTCGCGGCCCGCGCGGTCGGTGCCGAACCAGTGCGCGCCGCTCGGGGCCTGTACGGGGTTGCCGGTGGCGAGCGGGTCCTGGGTGAGCAGCGGGGCGAGTACGGCGCCGAGGACGACGACGATCAGGACGCCGAGGGCGACGCGGGAGGTTGCCGGGAGGGCGCGGAAGGCGACGCCCGGTCGGGAGAGTTTGGTGGCCAGACGGCCCGTGGCGAACATGTCACACCGTCCTGATGCGCGGGTTGACCAGCAGGTAGAGCAGGTCGACGATGACGTTGACCACCAGGAACGCGATGGCGATGGTCAGTACGGTGCCCTGGACCAGGGCGACGTCGCCTCCGGTGACACCTTCGAGGATGAGCTTGCCCATGCCGGGCAGGTCGAAGATCGCTTCGATGACGACGGCGCCGCTGAGCAGGTAGCCGACCTTGACCCCGAGCACGGTGAGCGGGGTGACGAGTGCGTTGCGCAGTACCGAGCGGATGACCAGGAGGACGGGCAGGCCGTTGCCCTGGGCGGTGCGGACGTAGTCCCGGTCGAGTTCGGTGACCATCGCGGTGCGGATGAGGCGGGCGAGTGACGCGGCGACGGGCACCGCGAGGGACACCGCGGGCAGGATCATCGTGCGGAGCCAGCCGCTGAACGAGTCGGCGATGTTGGTGTAGCCGCCGGTCGGGAAGAGCTGGGTGTTCAGTGCGAACTGCTGGATGAGCAGGACGCCGAGCCAGAACGATGGGACGGCGACCCCGGCCATGGAGAGCACCCGGAAGAGCTGGTCGGGCCAGCGGTCGCGGTACATCGCGCCGAGGACGCCGCCGATGACGGCGAGGACGATGGCGATGACGAGCCCGAGGACGGTGAGCTGAAGGGTGAGCGGGAAGGCGGCGGTGATCCGGTCGGTCACGGGCTGGCTCGGCGGCACGGTCGACCCGAGATCGAAGTGGAGCAGCCGGCCGAGGAAGTGGAAGTAGCGGACGGGCAGCGGGTCGTTGAGCCCGTTGGCCTCCGCGAAGGCCTCCCGTGCTTCAGGTGTCGCGCTGTCCCCGAGCGCGTTGAAGGCCGGGTCGACCGGCGAGAACTGCAGCACCACGAAGACGAGCAGCGCGATACCGAGGATCATCACCGGCATCATCGCGACGCGGCGCAGCGCGAGCCGGAGAAAAGCAACCATCGTCGGGTTCCTTGCGGTTGGGCGGTCGTCCGGTCCGGGGCACCCGGGGTGTGCGGTGTCCCGGACCGGGTTGTCGGGCGCGCGGCGGGGGCTCCGGTGCGGGGACCGGGGCGGCCGGGTCGCGGCCTGGCCGTGGGCGGCCGGTGCGGGCGGCTGCCCACGGTCCGGTCAGGCGCGGCTGACGTCGAGGAAGGACAGGCCGGTGGTGGGCAGCGGCTTGAAGCCGGTCAGGCCCTTCTCGTTCCAGGCGGTGGGCAGCTTGCGGTGGAGGATCGGGTAGAGCGGGACCTCGTCGGCGACGAGGTCGGTGATCCGTCCCCACAGTTCCTTGCGGGCCGCCTCGTCGCCGGCCCGGGCTGCCTTGTCGAGCAGCTGCTTGACCTGCTTGTACTCGGCGGACCCGGACCAGCCGTAGCGCTTCTCCGGCCAGAAGCCGTAGTAGAACCAGCGCATCAGCAGGTCCACGTCGTTGCCGAAGACGGAGGGGTCGCCGGGGGCGACGAGGACCTCGAAGTCCCCGCTGTCGACCTTGGCGTACTGGGCGGCGGACTGGGCGATGCCGAGGGTGGCCTCGATGCCGGCGGCGGCCCAGCTCTCCTTGATGAGCGGGGCGATGTCCTTGACCCAGCCGGTGTCGGTGGTCAGTACGGTGAACCTGAGGTTCCGCACGCCCGCTTCGGCGAGCAGCTGCTTCGCCTTGGCCACGTCGTGGGTGTAGACGGTGGCGGCCTTGTGGTAGTCGGGGTGCGTCGGGGGGACGTAACCGGTGGCGGCCGTCGCGTTCCCGACCATGGCGGTCTTGATGATCTTCTCGGTGTCCAGCGCGTAGTGCAGCGCCTGGCGGACCCGCTTGTCGGCGAACCGCTTGTCGGCGGTGTTGAACATCAGGAAGAGCAGGCCGAAGGACTGCACGGACTCGGTCTTCGCCGTGCCGGAGAGCCCCTTCACATCGATGTACGGGACGTCCTCGATGGCCTGGACGCGGCCGGACTGCATGGCGCTGACGCGGGCCGACTGGTCGGATATCAGGCGCCAGATCATCTGCTTGGCCTTGGCGGGGTGCGCGCCGTTGTACTTGTCCCACTTCTCGAAGACGATCTTGTCCTCGCGGGTCGCGGAGACGAACTTGTACGGTCCGGAGCCGACGGGCCTGGCGTCGAATCCCTTGACGTCCGCCTCGACGATCTTCTTCGGCACGATCCGGGCCACGGCGATGCGGGACGGGAAGAGCGCGAAGGGGTACTTGAGCTTGAACTCCACCGTGCCGGCGTCGACGGCCTTCACGGTGTCGATGAAGGGCACGAACTGTGCCATCAGGGAGGCGTTCTCAGGGTCCAGGATGCGTTCGAAGCTGAACACGACGTCGTCGGCGGTGACGGCGGATCCGTCGTGGAAGGTCGCGCCCTTGCGCAGCGTGGCACGGTACGTCGTGGCGTTGATCTTCTCCGGCATCCCGGTGGCGAGCGCGGGCCGCGCCACGAGTGTTGCCGGATCGAGATCCACCAGCCCCTCGAAGATGTGCATATTGGCGGCGTACGGGGTCGCGCCCGAGGTGATCATCGGGTCGAAGCCGGTCGACAGCGGGTAGGACAGGCCGGCCTCGATGAGACCGCTGTCGCCGCCCTTGTCCGTCGAGCCGTTGGTGGTCGAGGACGGTCCGCCGCACGCGGAGAGGCCCGCGGTGATGGCGGCCGCTGCACCGACGGCACTGGTGTAACGCAGGAAGGTGCGGCGCTCGACACCGGCTGATCTCAGCTCGGGCACGGGTCCTCCAGGGACTTGAGGTGGGGCGTCGTGGGTAAAGCCGGGGGGTTTGGCTCAGATTCACGGGGACCGCGGAACCTGAAGCATCAGACGTCAGATGTCTGATGCCTTGATAGCGTGGGAACGTAGCTTGACAATCGAGAGGGGTCAAGAGGTGGGGAGTTCACATATGTCCGGAACGAGGCCCGGCCGGCAGCTGCTCCGGCAGGAAGTCGTCGACGGCATCAAGCGGTACATCCTCGAAGAACGGCTTCGTCCCGGTGACCCGCTGCCCACCGAGCCCGCCCTGTGCGAGGCACTGGGCGCCAGCCGTTCCAGCGTCCGCGAGGCCGTCAAGATCCTCAACGCGCTGGACATCGTCGAGGTCCGTCACGGACACGGCACCTACGTGGGCCGGCTGAGCCTGTCCGCACTGGTGGAGAGCCTCACCTTCCGCGGACTGCTCTCCCCCGACGACGACTTCCAGGTGATGGCCGACCTGGTCGACGTGCGCGAGCTCTTCGAGCGCGGGATGGCCGACCGGATCGTCTCGACGCTCACCCCGGACCAGCTGGACGCCCTGGACGGCCTGGTGGCCACCATGCGCGAGACCGGGGCCCAGGAGGGCCACGGTTTCGTCGACGCGGACCGCGCCTTCCACGCCCTGCTCGTCGCCCCGCTCGGCAACGACCTCATCGGCCAGCTGTCGATGGCGTTCTGGGACGTGTACGCGATCGTCGCGCCGCACCTGGACGGATTCACGCACGCCGACGAGACGGCGACGATCGCGGCCCACCAGAACATCGTGGACGCCGCCCGGGCCGACGACATCGCCGGGTTCATCAAGGCGCTCGGCGAGCACTACGCCCCGGTCAGGCGGCGGATCTCCGAGGCCCGCGCCCGGGGCTGAACCTCCCGCCCCGGCCGCCCGGGAGCGGCGGAACCGGCCCGGCGGACCCTTGACGGCCCCCGCCAGGGGTGCCTAGGGTCCGTGTGCCGACAGGACATCTGACGTCATCCGTCTGATGACCGGTGCATCACCTCGATGCCCGGTGCATCCCGCTGACCGGTGCGTCACCTCGCACCCGGCACTTCCCGCCGCGCCCCCAGGAGGGCACCTCCATGCCGTTGACGGACCTCTCGCTCGCGGACTGCCGCGACTACCGGCCGACGCTGCCCGTTCCCGCGGACTTCGACGTGTTCTGGTCGCGGACCCTGGACGAGGCCCGGTCCTGCGCGTCGGACAAGCCCGTGTTCACCGCGGTGGAGAACGGGCTCGCCCGGATCCGTACGTACGACGTGACGGTTCCCGGCTTCGGCGGGCAGCCGGTGCGCGGCTGGCTGCGGATGCCGGCCGGGGCGGACCGGCCGCTCGGCTGTGTCGTGGAGTTCCTGGGGTACGGCCGCGGCCGGGGTCTGGCGCACGAGAACCTGCTCTGGGCGTCGGCCGGGTACGCGCACCTGCTGATGGACACCCGCGGGCAGGGCTGGTCGGCGGCCGGCGGCGACACCGCCGATCCGGACGGCGGCGCGCCCGGAGTCGTACCGGGCTTCCTCACCCGGGGCATCGAGAGCCCCGAAACGTACTACTACCGGCGGCTGTTCACCGACGCGGTGCGGTGCGTCGACGCCGCGCGCAGCCACCCGGAGATCGATCCGGACCGGATCGTGGTGACCGGTGTCAGCCAGGGCGGCGGGATCGCGCTGGCGGTCTCGGGGCTGGTCCCCGGGCTGGCCGGCGTGATGCCGGATGTGCCGTTCCTCTGCAACTTCCGCCGCGGGGCCGAGATCTCGGGCCGTCCGCCGTTCACCGAGATCGCCGCGTACCTCAACCTCCACCGCGACCGCACGGAGTCCGTTTTCGCCACGCTGGCGTACTTCGACGCGGCGCTGCACGCCACCCGGGCCACGGCTCCCGCACTGTTCTCCATCGCGATGATGGACGACATCTGCCCGCCCTCCACCTGCTTCACCGCCTACAACGGCTACGCCGGGCCCAAGGACGTCACGGTCTACGCGTTCAACGGGCACGAGGGCGGCGCCGAGTACCAGCAGCGGGAGCAACTGGCCTGGGTGCACTCCCTGTTCGCAGGCCTGCCGTCGGGGCAGGCCGGCCACTCCTGACCGGAGGCACCTTCCGTGCGCAGACGATCCATGCTTCTTGCCGCAGGCGCGGCAGCGCTGAGCACCCGGCTCGGCGGCCCCGCCTTCGCAGCCGCACCGGGAAGCGGCCCCGTCCTGGACCACGACACCCCCGTGGACCTGGACGGCACCGAGTACGTCGACCTGTCGGACCGGGCCGG harbors:
- a CDS encoding acetylxylan esterase, whose protein sequence is MPLTDLSLADCRDYRPTLPVPADFDVFWSRTLDEARSCASDKPVFTAVENGLARIRTYDVTVPGFGGQPVRGWLRMPAGADRPLGCVVEFLGYGRGRGLAHENLLWASAGYAHLLMDTRGQGWSAAGGDTADPDGGAPGVVPGFLTRGIESPETYYYRRLFTDAVRCVDAARSHPEIDPDRIVVTGVSQGGGIALAVSGLVPGLAGVMPDVPFLCNFRRGAEISGRPPFTEIAAYLNLHRDRTESVFATLAYFDAALHATRATAPALFSIAMMDDICPPSTCFTAYNGYAGPKDVTVYAFNGHEGGAEYQQREQLAWVHSLFAGLPSGQAGHS
- a CDS encoding ABC transporter permease, with amino-acid sequence MVAFLRLALRRVAMMPVMILGIALLVFVVLQFSPVDPAFNALGDSATPEAREAFAEANGLNDPLPVRYFHFLGRLLHFDLGSTVPPSQPVTDRITAAFPLTLQLTVLGLVIAIVLAVIGGVLGAMYRDRWPDQLFRVLSMAGVAVPSFWLGVLLIQQFALNTQLFPTGGYTNIADSFSGWLRTMILPAVSLAVPVAASLARLIRTAMVTELDRDYVRTAQGNGLPVLLVIRSVLRNALVTPLTVLGVKVGYLLSGAVVIEAIFDLPGMGKLILEGVTGGDVALVQGTVLTIAIAFLVVNVIVDLLYLLVNPRIRTV
- a CDS encoding ABC transporter substrate-binding protein, which gives rise to MPELRSAGVERRTFLRYTSAVGAAAAITAGLSACGGPSSTTNGSTDKGGDSGLIEAGLSYPLSTGFDPMITSGATPYAANMHIFEGLVDLDPATLVARPALATGMPEKINATTYRATLRKGATFHDGSAVTADDVVFSFERILDPENASLMAQFVPFIDTVKAVDAGTVEFKLKYPFALFPSRIAVARIVPKKIVEADVKGFDARPVGSGPYKFVSATREDKIVFEKWDKYNGAHPAKAKQMIWRLISDQSARVSAMQSGRVQAIEDVPYIDVKGLSGTAKTESVQSFGLLFLMFNTADKRFADKRVRQALHYALDTEKIIKTAMVGNATAATGYVPPTHPDYHKAATVYTHDVAKAKQLLAEAGVRNLRFTVLTTDTGWVKDIAPLIKESWAAAGIEATLGIAQSAAQYAKVDSGDFEVLVAPGDPSVFGNDVDLLMRWFYYGFWPEKRYGWSGSAEYKQVKQLLDKAARAGDEAARKELWGRITDLVADEVPLYPILHRKLPTAWNEKGLTGFKPLPTTGLSFLDVSRA
- a CDS encoding GntR family transcriptional regulator, with amino-acid sequence MSGTRPGRQLLRQEVVDGIKRYILEERLRPGDPLPTEPALCEALGASRSSVREAVKILNALDIVEVRHGHGTYVGRLSLSALVESLTFRGLLSPDDDFQVMADLVDVRELFERGMADRIVSTLTPDQLDALDGLVATMRETGAQEGHGFVDADRAFHALLVAPLGNDLIGQLSMAFWDVYAIVAPHLDGFTHADETATIAAHQNIVDAARADDIAGFIKALGEHYAPVRRRISEARARG